The Catellatospora citrea DNA segment GACCATGGCACGGTGGAGGTGGTGGTGGGCCTGCCCATCAACCTCGCCGGGGTCGAGGGGCCGGCCGCCAAGCACGTGAGGGCATACGCCGACGCCCTGGCCGGTCTGATCGCGCCGGTGCCGGTGGTGCTCGCTGACGAGAGGATGTCCACCGTCACGGCCACCCGGCGGCTCTCCGACCGCGGTGTCCGGGGCAAGCGGCAGCGTGCCGTCGTCGACCAGGCGGCCGCGGTGGAGATCCTGCAGGGTTGGCTCGACGCGCAGCGAAGGCGAGCAGGATGATCGACGAACTGGACCGTGCTTTCGACGACGACCACGACGAAGATCCCCGGCGGGAGTTGCCGCCGGGCGAGGCGAGTCGTCAGCGAAGGCGGTTCAGCTGGATGCGGTCCGTGCTCGCCATGGGCCTGGCCCTGGTGCTGCTCGGGGCGCTGGGCATCGGCGCGGTGCTGGTGTACCAGAAGATCAGCGGGGCGTTCGGCACACCCGACTGGGCCACCTCCGCCGACGGCCACGAGGTGCAGATCGAGATCAAGAGCGGGGACACCCAGGCCGAAATCGCCCGCACCCTGAAGGCGGCCGGCATCATCGCCAGCGAGAAGGCCTTCATCGAGGCGGGCGAGCGCAACCCGGACGCGCTGCGCATCCAGCCGGGCTACTACAAGATGCGCACCCACATGAGCGCCAAGGACGCGATCCTGCGCCTGCTGGATCTGAAGAACCGGATCGTCAACGGGATCACCATCCCGGAGGGGCTGAGCTCGTTCCGGGTGTTCAAGCTGCTGGCGGCCAAGACCGGCATTCCCGAGGCCGACTTCAAGGCCGCCGCCGAGGACCCGATCGCGCTCGGCGTGCCCGACTGGTGGTTCAACCGCACCGACGACAAGAAGGTCGCGCCGTCGGTCGAGGGCTTCCTGTTCCCCGACACCTACGAGTTCGCCCCGAACGCCACCGCGGACGCCATCCTGCGGGTCATGGTCAACCGCTTCCTCACGGTCACCGGCAGCATGAACTTCGCGGAGACGGTCCCGGCGCAGCTCGGTGGGATCGCACCGTACGAGGCGCTGATCGTGGCCTCCCTCGCCCAGGCCGAGGCGGGCAACGCCGACGACTTCGGCAAGGTGGCGCGGGTCGCCTACAACCGGGTCTACAAGCGGATCCCGGACCTGACCTGTGCCTGCTTCCAGTTCGACGTGACCGTGAACTACTCGCGGGAGCTGGCCGGCAAGGACCCCAAGCCGTCCAGCGGGCTGACCCACGACGAGTTGACCGACCCGAAGAACCCGTACGGCCGCAACGCCGAGGGGATGATCCCCACTCCGATCAACAACCCGGGCAAGGCCGCGCTGGAGGGCGCGATGGAGCCGCCGAAGGGTGACTGGTACTACTTCGTGGCGACCGACAAGGAGGGCCACTCGGCCTTCTCGGAGACGTTCGAGGAGTTCTGCCAGGACAACGAGACGGCCGTGAAGAACAAGGTGCTCAAGCAGAGCTCTTGTTGAGCCGCCCGTCTTGTCCGAATGCGCCCGATAGATCCTGGGTGGAAGCTGAAAACCCACCGTCCGCCCGGGGGTGTGCAAAACCCTTCACGTGTAACGTAGCCGCCGATGGCGACCCGTACGCGAGAGGGCACCGATGACTGACGAGCTTTTCCTGTCGTTCGAGGAGCACCCCGAACGCGGCCAACAGCGGCGTCGGCACGGGGTGGACAACAACCGTGGCCGCAACACGAACAACAAGAAGAAGAAAAAGAAGAAGAAACGCGGCCGCGGCCGCTCCTTCCTCGCGCTCTTCCTCACCCTGTTCCTGCTGGGCGGCCTGGCCGGTGGTGCGTACCTGGGCTATGACAAGATCAAGAACTTCCTGGTCACCCCCGACTACACCAGCGCGGCCTCCTCCGCCGAGGTCGAGGTGGAGATCAAGCAGGGCTCCCTCGGCCTGGACATGGCCAAGGCGCTCAAGAACAAGGACGTGATCAAGAGCGAGCAGGCGTTCATCGAGGCGTGGGAGAACAACCCCGACGCCAAGAAGATCCAGCCCGGCCTGTACAAGCTGCGTGTGCAGATCAGTGCCGCCGACGCGATCACGATGCTGCTCGACACCAAGAACCGGATGGTCAACGGCATCCTCATCGCCGAAGGCCTGTCCACCTTCAAGATCTACAAGCTGCTCTCGGAGAAGCTGGGCATCCCGGAGGCCGACTTCAAGGCCGCGGCGAAGGACCCGATCGCGCTGGGCGTGCCCGCGTGGTGGTTCAAGCGGGAGGACGGCAAGAAGGAGAGCCGCTCGATCGAGGGCTTCCTGTTCCCGGACACCTACGAGTTCCCGAAGAACGTGACCGCCAAGTCGGCCCTGGCGATGATGGTCGAGCGATTCATCAAGGTCACCGGCGACATGGGCTACGCCGACAAGGCCGCCGAGCTGAACATCTCGCCCTACCAGGCGCTGATCGTGGCGTCGCTGGCGCAGGCCGAGGCGGGCAACTCCGACGACCTCGGCAAGGTGGCCCGGGTGTCCTACAACCGCGTCTTCAGTGAAGAGGCCGTCGCCGAGATCGGCACCTGCCACTGCCTGCAGTTCGACGTGACCGTCAACTACTCGCGGGAGATCGCGGGCAAGCCGCCCGTGCACTCCAGTGAGCTGAGCCAGGCCGAGCTGACGGACGCGAAGAACCCGTACAACCGCAATGCCAAGGGCCTGCCGCCCACGCCGATCAACAACCCCGGCAAGCTGGCGCTGGCGGGGGCGGCCGACCCGCCCAAGGGCAACTGGATCTACTTCGTGGCCATCGACAAGGAGGGCCACTCGGCCTTCTCGGCGACGCACACCCAGTTCTGCAAGGACAACCAGACGGCCGTGAAGAACAAGGTGCTGCCGCGGAGTTCCTGCTGATGCAGGCGGCGGTCCTCGGCAAGCCGGTCAGCCACTCGCTGTCGCCCGTCCTGCACAACGCGGGCTACGCGGCGGCGGGACTGACCGGCTGGTCGTACACCGCGATCGAGTGTGCCGAGGCCGACCTGCCCGCCTTCGTGGCGGGCCTGGATGCGCAGTGGGCGGGGCTGTCGCTGACCATGCCGCTCAAGGAGGTGGGGCTGGCCGTCGCCACGGCGGTCAGCCCGATCGCCGCCGCGGTCGGGGCCGCGAACACGCTGGTCCACCAGCCGGACGGCAGCTGGCGGGCGGACAACACCGACGTGCCGGGCATGGTCGCGGCGCTCCGCGAGGCGGGCATCACCGCGGTGTCGCGGGTCGCCGTGCTCGGCGCGGGCGGCACCGCGCGGGCCGCCGTGGCGGCGGCGGCGCAGCTGGGGGCCGAGTCCGTGATCGTGTACGCCCGCCGCGCCGAGGCGATCGACGAGCTGCGGCCCGGGGCCGACGCGCTCGGCGTGCCGCTGACCGGCGCGGGCTGGTCGGCGGCGGAGGAGTGCGCCCGCGCCGACGTGGTGATCTCGACGGTGCCCAAGGGTGTCGCCGACCACCTCCAGGTGCCGTGGCGGGCGAAGACGGTGCTGTTCGACGCGCTCTACGACCCGTGGCCCACCCCGCTGGCCGCCTCGGCGCAGCGGGCCGGAAACCGGATCGTGTCCGGTTTGGATCTTCTTTTGAATCAGGCTCTGGGGCAGTTCGAGCAGTTCACGGGCGTGGCAGCGCCTGTCGAGGCGATGCGCGGGGCACTACGGGACGCGCGCCGTCGCTAGCCTGTCCGGGTCGGTGCGACCCTGGGGAGGCATACCGGTGACGGAAGAGTTCTTTCTCGCGTTCGGCGACGAGCAGGCGCCGCATCGGCCCCGCCGTCAGGCGCAGCGGCCGAACCGGCGCAAGCGCCGCAAGCGCCGCCGCCGCACCGGTCTGGCGGTGGTCCTGACGCTGCTGCTGCTCGGCGGCGCGGGCGCCGGGTTGTATCTCGGCTACGACAAGCTCAAGGGATACCTCAGCACGCCGGATTACACCTCCACGGCCGGCACGGCCGAGGTGACGCTGGAGATCCCGGAGCAGGCGACCGGCGGCCAGATGGCCAAGCTGCTCAAGGCCAAGGACGTGATCGCGAGCGAGCAGGCGTTCCTCGACGCGTGGGAGGCCAATCCGAAGGCCGCGAAGATCCAGCCGGGGCACTACAAGCTGCGGCTGCGGCTCAGCGCGGCCGACGCCATCACCATGCTGCTCGATCCGGCCCGGCGCGTGGTCAAGGGGATCACGATCCCCGAGGGGCGGTCCTCGTTCGGGATCTACAAGCTGCTGGCCGAGAAGCTGGGCATCCCGGAGGCGGAGTTCAAGGCCGCGGGCCAGGACCCGGTGAAGCTGGGGGTGCCGGCGTCCTGGTTCGACCGGGACGGCCGGAAGGTCACCAAGTCGATCGAGGGCTTCCTGTTCCCGGACACCTACGAGTTCCCGCCCGACGTCACCGCGCAGTCCGCGCTGAAGCTGATGGTGCAGCGCTTCCTGGCCGTCACCGGCGAGCTGAAGTTCGCCGAGAACGTGCGGTCAGGGCTGAAGACGACGCCCTACGAGATGCTGATCATCGCCTCGCTGGCGCAGGCGGAGTCGGGCACCCTGGCCGACCTGCCGAAGGTGGCCCGGGTCGCCTACAACCGGATCTTCCGGCCGAAGACGGGCGTGTGCACCTGCCTCGAGATGGACGTGACCATCAACTACTGGTTCGAGACCAAGGGCAAGCCGATCAAGGGGTCGGGGCAGATGACCTCGGCCGAGATGAACGACAAGAGCAACCCGTACAACCACAACGTGCTGTTCCTGCCCACGCCGATCAACAACCCCGGGCGGGCGGCGCTGGCGGGCGCGGCCAAGCCGGCCAAGGGCGACTGGTACTTCTTCGTCGCGGTCGACCAGCAGCGCAACTCGGCGTTCTCCTCGACGTACGCGCAGTTCTGCCAGGACAACGACACCGCGGTGCGCAACAAGGTGCTGGCCGAGAACTCCTGCGACTGAAGGGGACCGGTGCGGTGACATCGCGGTGAATTCGCCCGGATGTCACCGCACCGTCGATCACCGGCCGCCCGCGGCCGCTGGACTCCTCCCGACGCAACTGTGCATGGAGGAGTAGACGATGGACCGACGTGACCTTTTCCTCGCCGGGGCGCTGGGCGCCGCGGTGGCGACGCCCGCGCTCATCGGCGTGCCCGCGTGGGCGTCCGGCGACGACCGTGACAATGGACCGATGCGTGACCATGACCGGGGCCGTCCGCTGGTGGTCGGGCACCGGGGCGCCAGCGGCTACCGGCCCGAGCACACTCTCGCCTCCTACGAGCTGGCGGCCCGGATGGGCGCCGACTTCATCGAGCCCGACCTGGTCAGCACCCGCGACGGTGTGCTGGTGGCCCGGCACGAGAACGAGATCTCGGGGACCACCGACGTCGCCGCGCGGACCGAGTTCGCGAGCCGCCGGGTCGCCAAGACGATCGACGGCGTGACGGTGACCGGCTGGTTCACCGAGGACTTCACCCTGGCCGAGCTGAAGACGCTGCGGGCCGTGGAGCGGCTGCCCGCGGTGCGCCAGCGCAGCACGGTCTACAACGGCCTGTTCGAGGTGCCCACCTTCACCGAGGTGCTGCAGCTGCGCGAGCGGCTGTCCAAGGAGCTGCGCCGCGAGATCGGCGTCTACCCGGAGACCAAGCACCCGACCTACTTCCAGAACATCGGGCTGCCGCTGGAGCGCCCGCTGGTGGCGGCGCTGCGCCGGGAGGGCCTGGACCGCCGGGACGCGCCGGTGTTCGTGCAGTCCTTCGAGGCCGCGAACCTGCGCGAGCTGCGCTCGGCGCACCGGGTCAAGGCGCCGCTGGTGTTCCTGGCCGGCGCGGGCAACCCGTTCAACGACCCGCGCTCGTACGCCGAGTACCTGAGCCCGGCGGGCCTGTCCGGCCTGGCCGACGTGGTCAACGGGATCGGCCCGGACAAGGGCCTGGTCATCCCGCGGGCGGCCGACGGCTCGCTGGCCGCGCCGACGTCCTTGATCGCCGACGCGCACCGCGAGGGCCTCAAGGTGCACCCGTACACCTTCCGCGCGGAGAACCAGTTCCTGCCGGTGAACCTGCGCAACGGCGCGGTGCCCACCGAGTACGGCCGGATCCTCGACGAGCTGGCGGCATACCTGGCCGCGGGCGTGGACGGCTTCTTCACCGACAACCCGGACCTGGGCGTACTCGCCCGCGCGCTGCACCGGGCCTGATCCGGCGCGCACGGCCACCGGACCGCGAAGCGCCACGGTGGCCGTGCGCATTCTAGAGATATCAGCGTGTTTAGTCCTTAATATCCGATTTTCCTGGATACTCTGGCGCGGTTGTCCGTCGTCGAGTCAGCCGGGAGTTACGAGATGAGCGCGCGCAGGGTCGCCGTGGCCGGTGAGGTGGCGCTCGCCATCGTGGTGATCGTCGTCGCCGGGCTGGTGTCGTTCGTGAACCCGGCGAGCCCGGCCGCGATGGCGTCGATCCCGCCGCTCGCCCCCGAGATCAGCGAGCCGTCCGTCGACGGGCAGCTGCTCAACGGCGCGGACGTGCACATGGAGGCGCAGCCCTTCGCCGATCCGGACGTACGCGACGAGCACTTCTGCAGCGACTGGGAGATCTGGTCGGCCGCCCCGGAGCCGGTGGAACAGGTGTGGAGCGCGCCCTGCGTGCACGGGGCCGCGCGCCTGCACACCCACCTGGGCAACGGCAAGTTCACCGGGTCGCTGGCCGGCAAGGCGGAGCTGCCGCCCGGCCGCACGTTCGAGGTGCGCTCGCGCTTCCGCTCGTCCTCGGCGGACCCGGCCACCCAGTGGAGCCCGTACTCGATCCGCACCTTCCAGACCGACGTGCAGCTGGAGCCGCTGCCCGGCGCGCCGCAGTGGCGCGCCCTGCAGGACGGCTACGTGGTGGAGGAGGTCGCGTCCGGGTTCGCGCTGCCCGTGGGCATCGCGATGGCAGCGGCTCACCCGAACGCCCCGGACGCACCGCGCTTCTACGTCAACGAGCTCTACGGCCAGATCAAGGTGGTCCGGGGCGACTTCAGCGTCGCGACGTACGCCAGGAATCTGTTGAACTTCGACCCGACCGACAAGTTCCCCGGCGACGGCGAGCTGGGGCTGGGCGGCATCGTGGTGGAGCCGGAGTCCGGCGACCTGTTCGCCTCGATGGTCTACAAGGCGGGCAGCAAGCTCTACCCGAAGGTGGTCCGGATCACCAGCTCGGACGACGGCATGACCGGCACCGGCGTGAAGACCATCCTGGACATGAAGGGCGAGGACATGGTGGCCTCGCACCAGATCTCCAACCTCACCATCGGCCCCGACGGCAAGCTGTACGTGCACGTCGCCGACGCGTTCGAGCCCAAGACGGCCAAGGACAAGAACTCCTTCCGGGGCAAGGTGCTGCGGGTCAACCTCGACGGCAGCGCCCCCGAGGACAACCCGTTCTACGACGCCAAGGACGGGATCAAGGCCAAGGACTACATCTTCGCGCTCGGCTTCCGCAACCCGTTCGGCGGCGCGTGGCGGGCCGCCGACGGCCAGCACTACTCGGTGGAGAACGGCCCGTCGATGGACCGGTTCGCCCGCGTCACCCGGGGCACCGACTTCGGCTGGTACGTCGGCGACAGCGCGATGAAGAACAAGGCGCTCTACAACTGGACGGTCGCGCACGCCCCGGTCGGCATCACCTTCGTGCAGGAGGAGGGCGGCCAGGGCGCGGGCTTCCCGAAGGAGGTGTACGGCAACGCCTACATCTCCGAGAGCGGCCCCACCTACGCCTCCGGCCCGCAGGTGCGCGGCAAGCGCATCGTGATGTTCGCCTTCGACGACAAGGGCAAGGCCACCGGCCCCAAGACGCTGATCGAGTACAACGGCAACGGCAAGTCCACCGTCGCCGGGCTCGCCGCGGGCGCGGACGGGCTGTACTTCAGCGCGCTGTACCCCGACGACGTCAAGGACGGGCCGTACGCGGCCAAGTCGAAGATCTACCGGGTGCGCTACGCCGAGCAGGCCGGGGCCGCGCCCAAGACCAGCGGCGTGGACAAGAAGCTGTGCACCGACGACGAGCTGAAGGTCACCGCCGCGCCCGCTAAGACGACCGTGGCCCGCAAGAGCCCGCTCAACATCACGCTCAAGGTGCAGAACACGGCCAAGCGCTCGTGCACCCGCGACGTCGGCGCCGACCTGCAGGAGCTGCAGCTGCTGCGCGACGGCGAGAAGGTCTGGTCCTCCGACGACTGCGGCCCGCTGCACGGCAACCAGGTGGTCCGCTTCGGGCCGGGCCAGTCCCGCACCTACACCGTGACCTGGAACGGCAAGGCCAGCAACACCTGCGTGAAGAAGGGCCGCCGGGTGCCCGCCGGTCCGGCGCCGGCGGTCGGGCCGTACGAGATCGTGGCCCGTGTCGGCAGCGACCGCAGCGAACCCGTCACGATCAAACTGAAGTGACCGGACCGTGGGACGAACCGGCCGCAGCTCACGTGAGCTGCGTCCCGTCTGGTGACACCGGCGGGGCGTGCCGGGCGAGCGGCCGGTGCGCCGTGACAGACTGGTGATCGTGTTGCGTTGGCTGACCGCAGGGGAGTCGCACGGGCAGGCGCTGGTCGCCGTGCTCGACGGCGTGCCCGCCGGAATCGAGATCACCAGTGACGAGATCGGCCACGAGCTGGCCCGCCGCCGCCTCGGCTACGGCCGCGGCGCGCGGATGGCCTTCGAGCGGGACGTGGTGACGATCCTCGGCGGCGTGCGGCACGGGCGCACCCTGGGCAGCCCGGTCGCGATCCAGGTCGGCAACTCCGAGTGGCCCAAGTGGCAGACCGTGATGTCCGCCGACCCGGTCGACCCGGACCTGCTGGCCGCGCAGGCCCGCAACGCCCCGCTGACCCGCCCCCGGCCCGGCCACGCCGACCTGGCAGGCATGCAGAAGTACGGCCACGACGACGCCCGGCCCATCCTGGAGCGCGCCAGCGCCCGGGAGACCGCGGCCCGCGTCGCCGTCGGCACCGTGGCCAAGGCCCTCATCAAGCAGGCGCTCGGCATGGACGTGCTGTCCCACGTGGTGGAGCTGGGCTCCGTGGCGGCCAAGTCCGGCCTGGTGCCGGTGCCCGGCGACACCGAGCGCATCGACGCCGACCCGCTGCGCTGCCTGGACCCGCAGGCCAGCGAGCGCATGGTGGCCGAGGTCGACGCGGCCAAGCGCGACGCCGACACCCTCGGCGGCATCGTCGAGGTGCTCGTCTACGGCGTCCCGCCGGGCCTGGGCACGCACACCCAGTGGGACCGCAAGCTCGACGCCCGCATCGCCACCGCGCTCATGTCCATCCAGGCCATCAAGGGCGTGGAGATCGGCGACGCGTTCACCCAGGCCCGCTCGCGCGGCTCGGTCGCGCACGACGAGATCGTGCCGACGCC contains these protein-coding regions:
- the ruvX gene encoding Holliday junction resolvase RuvX, producing MTWTRGVRLGVDVGTVRIGVAVCDPDGILATPLVTVARQAKPDDSDISADMVEIARLVADHGTVEVVVGLPINLAGVEGPAAKHVRAYADALAGLIAPVPVVLADERMSTVTATRRLSDRGVRGKRQRAVVDQAAAVEILQGWLDAQRRRAG
- the mltG gene encoding endolytic transglycosylase MltG, translating into MIDELDRAFDDDHDEDPRRELPPGEASRQRRRFSWMRSVLAMGLALVLLGALGIGAVLVYQKISGAFGTPDWATSADGHEVQIEIKSGDTQAEIARTLKAAGIIASEKAFIEAGERNPDALRIQPGYYKMRTHMSAKDAILRLLDLKNRIVNGITIPEGLSSFRVFKLLAAKTGIPEADFKAAAEDPIALGVPDWWFNRTDDKKVAPSVEGFLFPDTYEFAPNATADAILRVMVNRFLTVTGSMNFAETVPAQLGGIAPYEALIVASLAQAEAGNADDFGKVARVAYNRVYKRIPDLTCACFQFDVTVNYSRELAGKDPKPSSGLTHDELTDPKNPYGRNAEGMIPTPINNPGKAALEGAMEPPKGDWYYFVATDKEGHSAFSETFEEFCQDNETAVKNKVLKQSSC
- the mltG gene encoding endolytic transglycosylase MltG, which translates into the protein MTDELFLSFEEHPERGQQRRRHGVDNNRGRNTNNKKKKKKKKRGRGRSFLALFLTLFLLGGLAGGAYLGYDKIKNFLVTPDYTSAASSAEVEVEIKQGSLGLDMAKALKNKDVIKSEQAFIEAWENNPDAKKIQPGLYKLRVQISAADAITMLLDTKNRMVNGILIAEGLSTFKIYKLLSEKLGIPEADFKAAAKDPIALGVPAWWFKREDGKKESRSIEGFLFPDTYEFPKNVTAKSALAMMVERFIKVTGDMGYADKAAELNISPYQALIVASLAQAEAGNSDDLGKVARVSYNRVFSEEAVAEIGTCHCLQFDVTVNYSREIAGKPPVHSSELSQAELTDAKNPYNRNAKGLPPTPINNPGKLALAGAADPPKGNWIYFVAIDKEGHSAFSATHTQFCKDNQTAVKNKVLPRSSC
- a CDS encoding shikimate dehydrogenase encodes the protein MQAAVLGKPVSHSLSPVLHNAGYAAAGLTGWSYTAIECAEADLPAFVAGLDAQWAGLSLTMPLKEVGLAVATAVSPIAAAVGAANTLVHQPDGSWRADNTDVPGMVAALREAGITAVSRVAVLGAGGTARAAVAAAAQLGAESVIVYARRAEAIDELRPGADALGVPLTGAGWSAAEECARADVVISTVPKGVADHLQVPWRAKTVLFDALYDPWPTPLAASAQRAGNRIVSGLDLLLNQALGQFEQFTGVAAPVEAMRGALRDARRR
- the mltG gene encoding endolytic transglycosylase MltG, encoding MTEEFFLAFGDEQAPHRPRRQAQRPNRRKRRKRRRRTGLAVVLTLLLLGGAGAGLYLGYDKLKGYLSTPDYTSTAGTAEVTLEIPEQATGGQMAKLLKAKDVIASEQAFLDAWEANPKAAKIQPGHYKLRLRLSAADAITMLLDPARRVVKGITIPEGRSSFGIYKLLAEKLGIPEAEFKAAGQDPVKLGVPASWFDRDGRKVTKSIEGFLFPDTYEFPPDVTAQSALKLMVQRFLAVTGELKFAENVRSGLKTTPYEMLIIASLAQAESGTLADLPKVARVAYNRIFRPKTGVCTCLEMDVTINYWFETKGKPIKGSGQMTSAEMNDKSNPYNHNVLFLPTPINNPGRAALAGAAKPAKGDWYFFVAVDQQRNSAFSSTYAQFCQDNDTAVRNKVLAENSCD
- a CDS encoding glycerophosphodiester phosphodiesterase, which translates into the protein MDRRDLFLAGALGAAVATPALIGVPAWASGDDRDNGPMRDHDRGRPLVVGHRGASGYRPEHTLASYELAARMGADFIEPDLVSTRDGVLVARHENEISGTTDVAARTEFASRRVAKTIDGVTVTGWFTEDFTLAELKTLRAVERLPAVRQRSTVYNGLFEVPTFTEVLQLRERLSKELRREIGVYPETKHPTYFQNIGLPLERPLVAALRREGLDRRDAPVFVQSFEAANLRELRSAHRVKAPLVFLAGAGNPFNDPRSYAEYLSPAGLSGLADVVNGIGPDKGLVIPRAADGSLAAPTSLIADAHREGLKVHPYTFRAENQFLPVNLRNGAVPTEYGRILDELAAYLAAGVDGFFTDNPDLGVLARALHRA
- a CDS encoding PQQ-dependent sugar dehydrogenase gives rise to the protein MSARRVAVAGEVALAIVVIVVAGLVSFVNPASPAAMASIPPLAPEISEPSVDGQLLNGADVHMEAQPFADPDVRDEHFCSDWEIWSAAPEPVEQVWSAPCVHGAARLHTHLGNGKFTGSLAGKAELPPGRTFEVRSRFRSSSADPATQWSPYSIRTFQTDVQLEPLPGAPQWRALQDGYVVEEVASGFALPVGIAMAAAHPNAPDAPRFYVNELYGQIKVVRGDFSVATYARNLLNFDPTDKFPGDGELGLGGIVVEPESGDLFASMVYKAGSKLYPKVVRITSSDDGMTGTGVKTILDMKGEDMVASHQISNLTIGPDGKLYVHVADAFEPKTAKDKNSFRGKVLRVNLDGSAPEDNPFYDAKDGIKAKDYIFALGFRNPFGGAWRAADGQHYSVENGPSMDRFARVTRGTDFGWYVGDSAMKNKALYNWTVAHAPVGITFVQEEGGQGAGFPKEVYGNAYISESGPTYASGPQVRGKRIVMFAFDDKGKATGPKTLIEYNGNGKSTVAGLAAGADGLYFSALYPDDVKDGPYAAKSKIYRVRYAEQAGAAPKTSGVDKKLCTDDELKVTAAPAKTTVARKSPLNITLKVQNTAKRSCTRDVGADLQELQLLRDGEKVWSSDDCGPLHGNQVVRFGPGQSRTYTVTWNGKASNTCVKKGRRVPAGPAPAVGPYEIVARVGSDRSEPVTIKLK
- the aroC gene encoding chorismate synthase, yielding MLRWLTAGESHGQALVAVLDGVPAGIEITSDEIGHELARRRLGYGRGARMAFERDVVTILGGVRHGRTLGSPVAIQVGNSEWPKWQTVMSADPVDPDLLAAQARNAPLTRPRPGHADLAGMQKYGHDDARPILERASARETAARVAVGTVAKALIKQALGMDVLSHVVELGSVAAKSGLVPVPGDTERIDADPLRCLDPQASERMVAEVDAAKRDADTLGGIVEVLVYGVPPGLGTHTQWDRKLDARIATALMSIQAIKGVEIGDAFTQARSRGSVAHDEIVPTPDGVKRITDRAGGLEGGMTSGEPLRVRAAMKPISSLNRALSTVDVTTGEVATAINQRSDVCAVPAAAVVAEAMMALVLAEAATEKFGGDSVTEIRRNLAGYLDNLLIR